ATGGATTTGGTCGCAGAACAGTAATTTTAACACAATAATACCCCTTAAGGGGTTATCAGTATCGATGCCCTTATAGGGCTTTATGCAAGCCTCCGGCTGGGCCGGAGGTCATGACTAATAACTCAAGTTTTGCACCCCTTATCTACGGTGGAGCCGGAATTCTTAAGACGCCGATAGGTGTTGTAGGTGTGAATCGAGACAGTTATATTATTTTCTTCCAGGGGATATGGATTGAATCGGTTGCAGCGTGTCCGGATATTTGGGATAAAGTCTACCCGTTGCTATAGTAATTCTCATAAATATGTTCCGTTTTAAATGAGGAAACTGTCTGAGTGTATTAGAAATCGTTAAGAAAGAACTTAAGTGAAATATTGTTTATTTTTTGAAGTAGTTGTAATACCGAAATTAATTATTATAAAGACAGTTAGTTCTTTCTTTACGATTTCTTATATACGAGTTTTTCATCGTTTAAAACGGAATATATTTATGAAAAACGGTATAAACAATATAAAAGGACGGTCTATCCCAAATACCCGGACACTGCGATAAGGTGGAATAGATGACCCACATATTCCCTTACAGAAAAAAATACAACTGTCTCGATTCACCTCTGATTTTATATGTTACGTGACGTCAGGGCATTGCTTTCCGCCAAACCGGGGTGCGAAACTTGAGTTAATAATTCATGGATCATTTCCCGATTAGTTGTAGTTAATTAAGGCAATTCAAAAGAGAAATCTTCAAGTGAGTCGCTGTGGTTTCAGAGAGTACAAGGGTTCCAGAATTAAGGGGCTCAAGTGATCCGCCGTGAAGCAGGCGGTGATAGACCGGAAAACAAAGAGAAGTCAGGTTTGCCGATGGATACGATAGAGACATATAATGCGGATTTGATCGACGCCCAGTACCGTAAATGGCAGGCCAATCCGGATTCGGTTTCCCGGGACTGGCGGGCTTTTTTTAAAGGGTTTGAGATTGCCCACGGTCAGGCACCGGCCGCGGATGCAGTCTGGGACAGGGAGCAGGTGATCAAACAGTCCCGGGTGGAGGCGCTTAAATATCGTTACCGGGATCTCGGGCACCTCCTGGCCTGTATGGACCCGCTGATTGCCTGCCCCACCGAGCATCCACTGCTCAGTCTTGAATCATTCGGCCTGACCATAGACGACCTGGAACGGAAATTTTTCACCCGGCGATTCGCCGAGACCGAACAGGCGCCCCTCAAAGAGATTATTCACCGGCTTAAAGAGACTTACTGCCGGTCCGTTGGTGTAGAATACATGCACCTGCAGGATCCTCAGGAGCGTCGCTGGTTGGAGGATCGTATGGAGCCGGTCCGCAACTGCCCGCAATTCGATGCGGTGGAAAAAATTCGAATTTTTAAAAAACTGAGTCAGTCAACCCTTTTTGAAGAGTTTTTAAATAAAAAATACATCGGTGTGACCCGCTTTTCACTGGAAGGCGGTGATGCAATCATTCCATTGATGGATGCCATTGTGCAGCGTTTGGCTGACAGGGGGGTACAAGAGATTATTCTCGGCATGGCCCACCGGGGGAGGCTAAATGTCCAGGCTCATATTCTGGGAAAAGAGTATGAACAGATTTTTAGCGAATTTGAAAGCTGTTACAATCCGGAGGAACTGGTGGGTGACGGAGACGTTAAGTACCATAACGGCTATCTGGCAGAAATAGATACGGCACGGGGACAGAAACTAAAGATGTTTTTGGCTAACAACCCGAGCCATCTGGAAGCCGTTAACCCGGTGGTGGAGGGGATTACACGGGCCCGTCAGGACATAATGGACGACAATGAACGGCACCGGGTTGTTCCACTACTGATACACGGTGATGCCGCATTTTCAGGCCAGGGCGTGGTGATGGAAACCCTGAACATGTCACAACTGGATGGTTATCGCACCGGTGGCACCATACATATTATTATCAACAATCAGATCGGTTACACCACCTTGCCTGAAGACGCTCGGTCCACCCGTTATTCCACCGATTGTGCCAAAATGCTGATGGTGCCCATATTTCACGTGCACGGCGAAAACCCTGAAGCAGTTGTCCATGTTGCCCGCCTTGCCGCCGACTACCGGATGACCTTTAATAAGGATGTGGTGGTGGATGTAATCTGCTACCGAAGATACGGCCACAATGAAGGCGATGAACCCTATTTTACCCAGCCGCTGATGTACGAACGGATCCGGCAGCGACCTTCGCTGAATCGCATTTATGGAGACCGACTTCTGGAAGATGGTGTGGTTGATAAAAATCAGGTCGAAAAAATCGAAAGCAGCATCACAAAACTGCTGGAAGAGGCATATGATGAAATTCAGGGAAGTGCCTGTCCGTTTCCCCAAGACCGTTACTACGAGAACTGGGAAGGATTTCATGGCAAATACTCACACCAGCCGGTTTCCACCGGCGTTAAGAAGGCCAAACTAATCAATCTGGCCCGCCGGCTAAACAGCATTCCAGCGGATTTTAACCTTTTTGTAAAACTGGAACGTTTGCTGAATAATCGATTGGAAACAGTAAAAAATGATTCTGGAATCAATTGGGCCAACGCAGAGGCGCTTGCGTTTGCTTCTCTGGTAACCGAAGGAATTCCGGTTCGTCTGAGTGGGCAGGATTGCAGGCGCGGAACCTTCAGCCAGCGCCACAGCGTTTTGATGGATACCCAGACCGGGAAAAATTTCATACCGCTGAATCATCTGGACAAGTCCCAGAGCGTATTTTCGGTATACAACAGCCTGCTGGCCGAGATGAGCGTTCTGGGATTTGAATACGGATATTCCGTGGCGCAACCTGCGGGATTGACAATTTGGGAAGCCCAGTTTGGTGATTTTGTCAACAACGCGCAGTCAATGATCGATCTGTTTATAGCCAGTGGCGAGGCCAAGTGGCAGCGACTCAGTGGTTTGGTGCTGTTACTGCCCCATGGGCTGGAAGGACTTGGGCCGGAGCATTCCAGTGCCCGGTTGGAGAGATTTCTGCAACTGTGCGCCGAAAATAACATGCTGGTGTGCAACCCCACTACACCAGCCCAGTATTTTCACCTTTTGCGACGTCAGGTAAATAGCCGGGTCCGCAAACCGCTGATTGTCATGACTCCCAAAAGCCTTTTGCGGCACCCGCTGGCGGTTTCATCCCTGGATGACCTGGCATCCGAATCTTCATTCTTTCAGGAAGTGCTGGATGACAACCTGCAACCGCAACAGGTCAAACGCATACTGCTGTGCAGCGGAAAAGTATATTACGCATTGTTGCAGAGAAGGAATGAGTTGAAAACCAGCCACAGTGGCATCATCCGGCTTGAGCAGTTCTATCCTTTCCCTGAAGCACAGATGAAAAAAACCCTTTCCCGTTACAAACAGACGCGGAAGTGGTACTGGGTACAGGAGGAGCCCGCCAATATGGGTGGGTGGCAGTTTGTTCGCAACCGGCTGGAGAAATTAATCGGGAAGCCGCTGGAATATATCGGCCGCAAACAAGCATCTACACCGGCCACCGGCTTTCCGGCAATCTACCAGCAGCAGCAAGCGGCCTTAATCGACCAGGCCATGGGAACCACAGCGGTACACCCCAAAGGTCGGACTAAATAAAATGAGACACCGGTGAACACAGATTATCAGGTTTTCAAGAATAAAGAACTTACTGGCAGAATCATTGGTGTCTTTGGTGATGTATCAAACGCTTTCGGTTAAGATTTCCTTGAAAAAGGTGTATAACGATTTCAGGGATTAATTATCTGTGTGGATCTGTGTGTATCCGAACCCCATTACCTAAGGAGAAGTTATGATTGTCGAAATTAAAATCCCTGGTGTTGGAGAATCGGTCACCGAGGCCGTACTTGGTCAATGGTTTAAAAATGACGGAGACTTGGTGAAAAAGGGTGAACCGCTTTTTGTGATAGAAACGGATAAGGTCACCCTGGAGGTGGAATCCGAAGTAAACGGCGTTTTGAAGATCAAGGTGGCCGAGGGAGAGACGGTGGCCATCGGGGCGGTGGTGGGCACCATCGATACAGGGGCGGCTCAGGACGAGGCCGCAACGCCCGAAACCCTCCCGGCTTCCGCAGAAATAGAACCGACCGAAGCTGTAAAAGCCTCTTCGACGGAAACAACTCAGTCACCAACTACCGGGCCCGCCCAATCGCCGCAGGCTGCGGCCGAGGTTATCCTTTCACCGGCAGTGCGGCGACTGGTGTCCGAAAAAGGAGTGGATGTCACCCGTATTGCCGGCACCGGACCCGGCGGCCGGGTGACCAAAGGTGACGTTTTGCTCTACCTGGAACAGGCGCTGGTTGGAAAACCGGAACAACTTCCTGCTATTTCAGAGTCCGGTGCAGCGGAGGATTTACCGGTTGCAAGAGTGGCCGGTGAGTTGACTTCCCGTAAGCCGATGACTCCCATCCGACAACGTATCGCCGCTCGTTTGCTGGAGGCCAAACAGAGCACCGCCATGCTGACCACCTTTAACGATATCGACATGAGCCGGGTGATGGCCATGCGGGCGCAGTATAAAGAGTCATTCTTAAAAAAACACGGTGTTTCCCTTGGATTTATGTCTTTTTTTATCAAGGCATGTGTTGAGGCCCTTAAAGAATTCCCTGAAATTAACGCGTTCGTTGACGGTAAAGAGTTTGTCTATCACCATTACTACCACATCGGAGTCGCCATCGGCACCGGTAGGGGCCTGGTGGTGCCGGTGGTTCGACACTGCGAAAATCTCAGTATGGCCGGGATGGAGCAGGCTATTGTTGATTATGTGGCCAAGATCAAGGAAAATCGGCTGGACCTGGCCGATCTTGAAGGGGGCACCTTTACCATCACCAACGGGGGCGTATTCGGCTCTTTGATGAGCACGCCGATACTGAACACCCCCCAAAGCGCTATTTTGGGGATGCATCGGATTGAAAAACGACCGGTGGTGGTGGATGATGAGATTGCTATCCGTCCTATGATGTACGTGGCCCTCAGTTATGACCACCGGATTGTAGACGGTCGCGAGGCGGTCACTTTTTTAAAAAGTATCAAGGAGTTTGTGGAAAACCCCGAACGGATTATTATGGAGATTTAACTATGGCCAGCACAGAAAATTTTGACCTTGTTATCATCGGCAGTGGGCCCGGCGGATATGTGGCGGCGGTAAGGGCGGTTCAACTCGGCATGAGAGTGGCCTGCGTGGAAAAGGAAGATCGCCTGGGCGGCGTTTGTCTGCGGGTCGGCTGTATACCAAGCAAAGCTCTGCTCGATTCCAGCGAGTATTTTCAGCTGGCAAAGAATAAGCTGTCAGCTCACGGCGTTAAAACCGGCCGGGTGTCCCTCGATCTTCCGATCATGATGGCCCGCAAGGATAAAGTGGTGGAAGAACTCACCCACAACGTTCGTCGGCTTCTGGAAAGAAATAAAATTGAAATATTCCACGGCAGGGGGAGTCTGGCAGGAGATGGCCGGGTCAAGGTTTCCCAAACCAGCGGAAAGGGAAAGGCACAGACCCTGCAAGCCAAAACGATACTGCTTGCCACCGGCAGCGAGCCAATGACACTGCCCGGTATTCCGTTTGACGGGAATTATATCGTCAGTTCCACCGAGGCCTTGAAATTAGATACGGTACCCAAGCATTTGGGCATTGTAGGGGGGGGCTATATCGGCCTGGAACTGGGATCGGTGTGGCTGCGCCTGGGGGCTAAGGTTACGATGATTGAAATGCTGCCGAAGATCGCCACCCTGCTGGACGGACAGGTAGGGCGTACCCTGCAGAGGATTCTCAAAAAGCAAGGCTTCGATATTCGCCTGAAAACTACAGTCACCAAAGCCAAAGTGGTAAAGGGAAAAGTCCAGGTGGCTATTGAAGCCGGCGACAAAAAAGAGAATCTTACATTTGATCGCCTTCTGGTTGCGGTGGGACGCCGGCCGCTTACCCGTGGTTTGAGCCTGGAGAAAGCCGGTGTCAGAATCGATGTGAAAACGGGTCAGGTTCCGGTGAATGAAAAGTTCCAGACCAATGTTCCTCATATTTATGCCATTGGAGATCTGATACCCGGGCCCATGCTGGCCCACACGGCTTCAGCCGAAGGGATTGCCGCGGTGGAATGCATGGCGGGACAGCCCGGTGAGGTCAATTATGACGCCATTCCAGCAATCATCTACACAGCTCCGGAAGTAGCTACTGTCGGGCTTACAGAAGAACAGGTCAAAGAGCGCGGCGTGCCTTACTGTGTCGGCACTTACCCTTTTACCGGTGCCGGACGGGCTCGCTGCATGGGTGAAACCGACGGTTTTATCAAGCTCATCTCACACAGTAAGACGGATCGTATACTGGGAGTTCATATTATCGGCGCCCGTGCGGCAGACATCATTGCCGAATGTGTGTTGGCATTGGAGTTCGGGGCCAGTTCAGAGGATATCGCACGGACCATCCACGGTCACCCGACTTTTTCGGAAGCTTTGATGGAAGCGGCGGCTGCCACTCGCAAATGTGCGATTTACTCCTTTTAGACACCAGCGGAAAAATTTCCCAGGGACGAAACGAACTAAGATGGAAAAACGAACGTTTGATTCAAATGAATATATTGAAAGTGTATCCCATGAAAAAGAAATTGATTATGGCAGTTATTTTGCTCGGATTGATTGTCTTCACCGGTTGCAATTCTCCAGAAAAAGAAAAAATCGTTAAAGCCAAACCCCGTTCGGTGAAAATTACCGTGGTTGAGAGCCGCAATTTGCCGATAGTGGTCACCTCGGTGGGGAGGCTGATCCCCAATCGCGAAGTGGTCATTTCTTCGCAGGTGTCCGGAATTGTTCAGACTTATAGCGTGGATATGGGAGATACAGTGGTGGCAAATAAAATGGTGGTGGCACTCGATCCCACCGATTATCAATTGGCTTTGAGTGAGGCCAAGGCCAACCTTCTTTCGGTGAGGGCCCGCTATGCAGCTGCAAAAAACTCTTTTCTGCGAGCAGGGGAACTGCTGCCTGAAAAGGTGATTACCACGGAAGCCTATGAGAAAATCGAAGCCGAATATAAAGCCACCCAGGCGTCGGTGTCTCAGGCGGAAGCTGCAGTGGACATCAACCAAAGACGCCTGGATAAAACCGTGATCAAGGCACCGTTTGACGCTTTTGTGACCCGGAGGCTGGTTGAGAAGGGACAGAACATCAACATTGGTGATCCGGTTATGGCCATCGCAGACATGCGGAGCATGCGGGTGAAAATCCATGTCAACGAACAGGACTATGTCTATCTCGATAAGGATGATACGGTAGCCGTAATGGTTGAAGCCTACCCGGATGCTTCTTTTCCCGGACAGGTGGACAGGATCGGGGTCAAGGCTGATCCAAATACAAATACCTTTGAGGTCGAGATACTGGTTGCCAACTCGAACCAGTTATTCAAAGCCGGCCTGACTGCCACCGTGAACATTACCATCGATGAAATTGAAGATGCCATCATGATTCCCCAGAACTGTGTTCTGTTTCGAAAGAGCCGTAAAGAGGTTTTTGTAGTGGCAGACGGAGACCGGGCCGCGGTTCGGGAAGTCAAACTGGGCCGGGTGGATGGATCTTCCGTGCGGATAGTGAAAGGGATCGCGCCGGGTGATAAGCTGGTGACAAGCGGAGGTCAGTATCTCAAAGACGGTGACCGTGTGGTAATGGCTCACGATTGATGGTGGGTGAATCGGTTTTTATACAAGCCGCAGAGCGGTTGACCAATTCCTGATAAAAACAACAAACGCAGAGAAGGAAAATTGAAATTTTTTCAATATATTATTAACCGGTGGCTGATTTTTGCCCTGCTGGTGATCGCCCTTCCCATCGTGGCCGGCACATTCGCTTACCGGTCCCTGCCCAAGGAAGGTGAACCGGAAATATCGGCTCCGGTTGCCATTGTCGTTACCCTTTATCCCGGAGCCTCTCCCAGCGAGATCGAAAGCCTGGTAACCAATCCCATGGAAGAGGCCTTAAGCGATTTGAAAGACGTGGATGAGATGCGTTCGAATTCTGCCGAAGGTGTTTCCGTGGTCGTTATCGATTTTCAAGCAGAAGCCGATCTGGAGCGTTCCCTGCAGAAGGTTCGGGAAAAGGTAACCGACGCTCGAAAAGATCTTCCCGAAGATGCTGAAGACCCGGAAGTCAACGAGATCAGTTTTTCCGATATCCCCATTATGATCGCCTCGGTGGTGGGTGATATCGATCTGGTGAAACTTCGACGGCTTACCGAGGAAGTGGCAGACGAAATCGAACTGATGCCGGAGGTGCTGGAAGCGGATGTGGCCGGCGGTTTGATCCGTGAGATCCAGATCTATCTGGACCCGGAACGCCTGAGCCAGTACGGATTGACCATCATGGATGTTTATCAGGCCGTGAAGCGGTCGGACATCAATATCCCCGGCGGGCAGGTGAATGTGGAGGGACGTCGCCTCCTGTTGCGGACGCTCACCGAGATTAAGAACGTCGATGATTACAACAAGGTTCCCCTGATCCGCCAGGGAGACCGGGTGGTCTTTCTCAAGGACGTGGCCACGGTGATCGACGGCCATTCTGAAGATGTCACCTATTCCCGCGTAAACGGTGTGGCTTCGGCGTCTATTGCCATTAAGAAACGCACCGGAGCCAATATCCTGGAAACGACTCGAAAGGTGCGCAAAAAGCTGGACGATCTGGAAAAAAGATTTCCTGCCGGTGTCCATGCCACAATTACGGCGGAGAAGGCCAAGTTTATCAAGCAGGGTTTTGATCAGATGAACAATTCGGCGGTATTCGGTCTGATCATTGTTGTGATCGTTCTTTATTTTGCCATGGGCCTGCGAAACTCGATCATTACCGCTTTGTCGATCCCACTGTCGCTGATGCTGTCTTTTGTGTTTTTAAAGGTCTTTGGTATGTCCAACAACGACATGGTCCGTTTCGCTCTGGTTTTGTGTATAGGGATGATCGTGGACAATGCCATTATCGTGGTGGAAAACGTGTATCACCACTACCAGCTGGGCAAAGATCGAATCACCGCGGTCATCGAAGGCACCTCTGAAATTGCCATGCCGGTTATTTCCGCTACCTTGACCACCATGGCGGCCTTTTTACCCATGCTGCTTATGACAGGAGTGACCGGTCAATACATGGGATTTCTTCCCAAAACCGTTTCCATCGCACTGTGTGCTTCTCTGGTGGTGGCTCTGGTGGCCAACCCTTTGATCCTGAGCATGATCATGAAGCGTACCCGTAAAGAGGGTAAAATCGTACGCCCGGAAGACGATCTTAAGCAGTTGAAGAAGTTTTATGTGCGTGCAGTCTCTTGGGCATTGAACCACCGGTTTTGGGTGATCATCATGATTTTTATCTGCCTGGGTGGAGCCTTGAGCCTGCTGGCGTTGAAAGTGGTAAAAATAGAAATGTTTCCCGACTACGATTTTGACTATATCTATATCACTGTGGAGACGCCGCGAGGAACCGAGGTGGAGATCACCGATGCGATAGCCAGAAAAGTCGAAGCCATTGTAGATCAACATGTACCGGAAGTGGCACAAGTCGTTTCCACGGTCGGTCAGCAGGGACAGAGTGCCTACGAATTCTCGATCGGTAGTACTGGGACCAAGAGCAATTTCGCCGAGATTACCGTGGAGCTGAAGGATGGGAAGGAGTTTGCCCGGGCTTCCCACCGTGAAATACAGGAACGCATCCGACCCTTTCTCCACGAGATTCCCGGGGCGGACATCCGCTTCCGCGCTCTGCAGTGGGGACCGCCGACCGCCGCTCCCGTTCTGCTGAAAATCGTCGGTCCCAAAATAGAAGTACTTCGTCAGATAACGGGCCAGGTAAAGGAAATCATGGCAAGCATCAGCGGAGTCGTGGATATCAAGGACGATTTCAGCGATGCAGCCCCGGAACTGCGGGTGGAAATAGACCGTAAACGGGCGGCAGCCATGGGGATCCCCCTTGAATTTGTGGCGACTACCCTGCGGGGCGCCACCGCCGGACTGGATATCCGTGAATTTCGCGACGAGTTCGATGTATCCAAAAAATACGATCTCAAGCTTCGCTTTTCTCCCGAATCGAGAACCAGTCCGAGAATGCTGGAAAAGGTGAAAGTGCGTTCCGAGTCGGGTGATCTGGTTCCCTTAACCACCATCGCCAGTTATCACCAGGGAGAGGGGCTGAACAGTATCCGCCATTCCGACCGGCGCCGGATCGTCCGAATATCGGCCAACAACCGGGGGCGGTCCGCCGTGGAGATCACCCAGGACCTGATGAAAGAACTGAAACAGATAAAATTACCTCCGGGCTATGCCTTCGATTATTCCGGCGAATTCGAGGAAACTTCCGAGTCGTTTGAATCTTTGGGGTTGGCCTATATTGTGGCCGCCATTCTCATTTTTACCCTGCTGGTTTCCCAATTCAACTCCATTGCCCAGCCGTTTGCCATTCTCACGGCGCTTCCGTTGTCGATCGTAGGCGCCATGACCGGACTGGCCGTC
This genomic stretch from Thermodesulfobacteriota bacterium harbors:
- a CDS encoding 2-oxoglutarate dehydrogenase E1 component, producing the protein MIRREAGGDRPENKEKSGLPMDTIETYNADLIDAQYRKWQANPDSVSRDWRAFFKGFEIAHGQAPAADAVWDREQVIKQSRVEALKYRYRDLGHLLACMDPLIACPTEHPLLSLESFGLTIDDLERKFFTRRFAETEQAPLKEIIHRLKETYCRSVGVEYMHLQDPQERRWLEDRMEPVRNCPQFDAVEKIRIFKKLSQSTLFEEFLNKKYIGVTRFSLEGGDAIIPLMDAIVQRLADRGVQEIILGMAHRGRLNVQAHILGKEYEQIFSEFESCYNPEELVGDGDVKYHNGYLAEIDTARGQKLKMFLANNPSHLEAVNPVVEGITRARQDIMDDNERHRVVPLLIHGDAAFSGQGVVMETLNMSQLDGYRTGGTIHIIINNQIGYTTLPEDARSTRYSTDCAKMLMVPIFHVHGENPEAVVHVARLAADYRMTFNKDVVVDVICYRRYGHNEGDEPYFTQPLMYERIRQRPSLNRIYGDRLLEDGVVDKNQVEKIESSITKLLEEAYDEIQGSACPFPQDRYYENWEGFHGKYSHQPVSTGVKKAKLINLARRLNSIPADFNLFVKLERLLNNRLETVKNDSGINWANAEALAFASLVTEGIPVRLSGQDCRRGTFSQRHSVLMDTQTGKNFIPLNHLDKSQSVFSVYNSLLAEMSVLGFEYGYSVAQPAGLTIWEAQFGDFVNNAQSMIDLFIASGEAKWQRLSGLVLLLPHGLEGLGPEHSSARLERFLQLCAENNMLVCNPTTPAQYFHLLRRQVNSRVRKPLIVMTPKSLLRHPLAVSSLDDLASESSFFQEVLDDNLQPQQVKRILLCSGKVYYALLQRRNELKTSHSGIIRLEQFYPFPEAQMKKTLSRYKQTRKWYWVQEEPANMGGWQFVRNRLEKLIGKPLEYIGRKQASTPATGFPAIYQQQQAALIDQAMGTTAVHPKGRTK
- the odhB gene encoding 2-oxoglutarate dehydrogenase complex dihydrolipoyllysine-residue succinyltransferase; the protein is MIVEIKIPGVGESVTEAVLGQWFKNDGDLVKKGEPLFVIETDKVTLEVESEVNGVLKIKVAEGETVAIGAVVGTIDTGAAQDEAATPETLPASAEIEPTEAVKASSTETTQSPTTGPAQSPQAAAEVILSPAVRRLVSEKGVDVTRIAGTGPGGRVTKGDVLLYLEQALVGKPEQLPAISESGAAEDLPVARVAGELTSRKPMTPIRQRIAARLLEAKQSTAMLTTFNDIDMSRVMAMRAQYKESFLKKHGVSLGFMSFFIKACVEALKEFPEINAFVDGKEFVYHHYYHIGVAIGTGRGLVVPVVRHCENLSMAGMEQAIVDYVAKIKENRLDLADLEGGTFTITNGGVFGSLMSTPILNTPQSAILGMHRIEKRPVVVDDEIAIRPMMYVALSYDHRIVDGREAVTFLKSIKEFVENPERIIMEI
- the lpdA gene encoding dihydrolipoyl dehydrogenase, producing the protein MASTENFDLVIIGSGPGGYVAAVRAVQLGMRVACVEKEDRLGGVCLRVGCIPSKALLDSSEYFQLAKNKLSAHGVKTGRVSLDLPIMMARKDKVVEELTHNVRRLLERNKIEIFHGRGSLAGDGRVKVSQTSGKGKAQTLQAKTILLATGSEPMTLPGIPFDGNYIVSSTEALKLDTVPKHLGIVGGGYIGLELGSVWLRLGAKVTMIEMLPKIATLLDGQVGRTLQRILKKQGFDIRLKTTVTKAKVVKGKVQVAIEAGDKKENLTFDRLLVAVGRRPLTRGLSLEKAGVRIDVKTGQVPVNEKFQTNVPHIYAIGDLIPGPMLAHTASAEGIAAVECMAGQPGEVNYDAIPAIIYTAPEVATVGLTEEQVKERGVPYCVGTYPFTGAGRARCMGETDGFIKLISHSKTDRILGVHIIGARAADIIAECVLALEFGASSEDIARTIHGHPTFSEALMEAAAATRKCAIYSF
- a CDS encoding efflux RND transporter periplasmic adaptor subunit → MCDLLLLDTSGKISQGRNELRWKNERLIQMNILKVYPMKKKLIMAVILLGLIVFTGCNSPEKEKIVKAKPRSVKITVVESRNLPIVVTSVGRLIPNREVVISSQVSGIVQTYSVDMGDTVVANKMVVALDPTDYQLALSEAKANLLSVRARYAAAKNSFLRAGELLPEKVITTEAYEKIEAEYKATQASVSQAEAAVDINQRRLDKTVIKAPFDAFVTRRLVEKGQNINIGDPVMAIADMRSMRVKIHVNEQDYVYLDKDDTVAVMVEAYPDASFPGQVDRIGVKADPNTNTFEVEILVANSNQLFKAGLTATVNITIDEIEDAIMIPQNCVLFRKSRKEVFVVADGDRAAVREVKLGRVDGSSVRIVKGIAPGDKLVTSGGQYLKDGDRVVMAHD
- a CDS encoding efflux RND transporter permease subunit, which encodes MKFFQYIINRWLIFALLVIALPIVAGTFAYRSLPKEGEPEISAPVAIVVTLYPGASPSEIESLVTNPMEEALSDLKDVDEMRSNSAEGVSVVVIDFQAEADLERSLQKVREKVTDARKDLPEDAEDPEVNEISFSDIPIMIASVVGDIDLVKLRRLTEEVADEIELMPEVLEADVAGGLIREIQIYLDPERLSQYGLTIMDVYQAVKRSDINIPGGQVNVEGRRLLLRTLTEIKNVDDYNKVPLIRQGDRVVFLKDVATVIDGHSEDVTYSRVNGVASASIAIKKRTGANILETTRKVRKKLDDLEKRFPAGVHATITAEKAKFIKQGFDQMNNSAVFGLIIVVIVLYFAMGLRNSIITALSIPLSLMLSFVFLKVFGMSNNDMVRFALVLCIGMIVDNAIIVVENVYHHYQLGKDRITAVIEGTSEIAMPVISATLTTMAAFLPMLLMTGVTGQYMGFLPKTVSIALCASLVVALVANPLILSMIMKRTRKEGKIVRPEDDLKQLKKFYVRAVSWALNHRFWVIIMIFICLGGALSLLALKVVKIEMFPDYDFDYIYITVETPRGTEVEITDAIARKVEAIVDQHVPEVAQVVSTVGQQGQSAYEFSIGSTGTKSNFAEITVELKDGKEFARASHREIQERIRPFLHEIPGADIRFRALQWGPPTAAPVLLKIVGPKIEVLRQITGQVKEIMASISGVVDIKDDFSDAAPELRVEIDRKRAAAMGIPLEFVATTLRGATAGLDIREFRDEFDVSKKYDLKLRFSPESRTSPRMLEKVKVRSESGDLVPLTTIASYHQGEGLNSIRHSDRRRIVRISANNRGRSAVEITQDLMKELKQIKLPPGYAFDYSGEFEETSESFESLGLAYIVAAILIFTLLVSQFNSIAQPFAILTALPLSIVGAMTGLAVTGNNFSIMSFIGLVGLSGIVVNDSIVLVDCVNRMRKTGLNMFDAIVAGGQQRLRPIISTTLSTVGGILTLTITDKLWEGLGVVIIFGICFATVLTLVVVPVMYSLFEGVRYYIISAFRGPRWKEAPVGRVFYFSRRRHARTGFFLIAIVQLLILIGGLAVLAPGFIHRIAGVTLQAPSLLKLVIEAGVFYIGIALEAGGVLALLLVPTWVGLVFFMAKRSREGYHVDVTPEGVSVGTPVDRFFIDKESITRIKTAPWFPVIPSLFIYSGRRRIALRKLITAAKVPRQRRLWTWFRKKAPARSDIKDGMLELKQSLENLMQ